The Gemmatimonadaceae bacterium DNA segment CGACGGAGGGATCCGTGCCTGACAATCGCCCGTACATCATCGCGGCGTTCGCCATCACCTGGATCGCGATCCTCGCGTATGGACTCTTTCTGCGGCACGTCCGCGCCGGGGCGGTGCGCCGCTTCGATCGTGTGCGCAACACGCATGGGGGCCACGCATGAGCAACGCGACCGGACGCCGGACCGCCACGTTGGTGA contains these protein-coding regions:
- a CDS encoding CcmD family protein yields the protein MPDNRPYIIAAFAITWIAILAYGLFLRHVRAGAVRRFDRVRNTHGGHA